In Prosthecobacter debontii, the sequence GAGGCGGTGAGTTCTTCAGACGCGAATGCAGGTGGGCGAGCGATTCTCATGAAACACCGTCCCCCACATGAGAGCGATTTGGAAAGGCACCATCAGCTTCGGGCTGGTCTCCATCCCTGTGTCCCTGCATCCAGCGACGCGTCGTGAAGATCTGCAATTTCGTTTGTTACGCGGCAGTGACCTGAGCCCTGTGAATTACAAACGAGTCGCGGAGGTGGATGGCAAGGAAGTGCCCTGGGAGAAAATCGTGAAGGGTTACGAGTATGAAAAAGGCCAGTTCGTGGTGATCCGCGAGGAAGACTTTCGACGCGTGGATGTGGAGGCCACACAGACCGTGGATATCCTGAACTTCGTGGAGATGCAGGAGGTCAATCCGCTGCTCTTTTACAAACCCTATCATCTGGAGTCGGGTAAGGGAGGCGGGAAGGCTTACATTCTGCTCCGAGATGCCCTGGAGAAGACGGGGAAAATCGCCATCGCCCGCGTGGTCATCAAGACGAGGCAACACCTCGCTGCGATCAAACCGCAAGGGAAGAACCTGATGCTGGAGCTCATGCATTTCCCTGATGAACTCCTGGACTCCTCCGAATTGAAGGCCCCTCAAGGCACCAACCCGGCGAAGGCGGAGATCACCATGGCGGAAAAGCTCATTGATAGCATGACCACCCCCTGGCAGCCGGAGCAGTATAAGGATGAATACAAAGAGGCGCTGGAGGAAATGATCGAGGAGAAAGTGGCCCACGGAGATGAGGGAAAACCCACGAAAGCTAAGCGCAGTCGCAAGCCCTCCAATGTGATCGATCTCGTCTCCGTGTTGCAGGAGAGCCTGAAGACAGCTTCATCGAAAAGCACCGGGGGCAGTCGTACTAAGGCGCGCAAAACGGCAGCGCGGAAAGCCCCCAAGAAAACCACAAGCGCGAAAAAGAAAAGCTCCGCGCGGAGATCCAAAACCGGTAAGAGGGCGGCCTAACAGGATTTATGTCTCTGAGGGAATACCAGCGGAAGCGCCATTTTGGCATCACTCAGGAACCTGCCAATCAACGGGCGAAGGCGAAGGCTGGCGGACCAAGGCAATTCGTGGTGCAGAAGCACGCGGCCTCGCACCTGCACTACGACTTTCGTTTGGAGCTCGGTGGCGCGTTGAAGTCGTGGGCGGTTCCCAAAGGCATGCCGTATGAAAAGGGAGAGAAACGACTGGCGGTGCAGGTGGAAGATCATCCGCTGGCGTATCGGGATTTCGAAGGGCCGATCCCCCAGGGACAGTATGGCGGCGGCACGGTGATGGTGTGGGATTACGGCAGCTATGAAGCCCAGAGTCGAGCCCCGCTGAAAGAGCTGAAAGGGGGTAAACTGCACTTCACCCTCTCGGGAAAGAAACTGCACGGGGAATGGTATCTGGTGCGCTTGCGTGACGAGAAGCAATGGCTGCTGATCAAAGGCGGAGCGGACATGAAGCCCATCGGCAAACGTGCGGACAATACCTCGGCCCTCTCCGGTAAGACGATGAAGCAACTGGAGGCGAATGAGGCCTGGATCACCCAATCTCAATCCAAGAGCAAGACGCCGAAGAGAATAACCCAAAAAGCGACTCCGAGGACCGCTAAGCCGCTGCCCTTCATCGAGCCGATGAAGGCTCGCCTCGTTGAGCAAGCACCGGAAGATGAAGGTTGGATTTATGAGGTGAAGTTCGACGGCTATCGTGCCCTGGCGGTGATGCAAAGCGGTAAAGCCCGACTCATCTCTCGGACTGAAAATGAGATGACGGATAAATTTCCCGAGGTGATCGAGGCGCTGGAGCGAATGAAGTTACCCGACTGCAT encodes:
- a CDS encoding non-homologous end joining protein Ku codes for the protein MRAIWKGTISFGLVSIPVSLHPATRREDLQFRLLRGSDLSPVNYKRVAEVDGKEVPWEKIVKGYEYEKGQFVVIREEDFRRVDVEATQTVDILNFVEMQEVNPLLFYKPYHLESGKGGGKAYILLRDALEKTGKIAIARVVIKTRQHLAAIKPQGKNLMLELMHFPDELLDSSELKAPQGTNPAKAEITMAEKLIDSMTTPWQPEQYKDEYKEALEEMIEEKVAHGDEGKPTKAKRSRKPSNVIDLVSVLQESLKTASSKSTGGSRTKARKTAARKAPKKTTSAKKKSSARRSKTGKRAA
- the ligD gene encoding non-homologous end-joining DNA ligase, producing MSLREYQRKRHFGITQEPANQRAKAKAGGPRQFVVQKHAASHLHYDFRLELGGALKSWAVPKGMPYEKGEKRLAVQVEDHPLAYRDFEGPIPQGQYGGGTVMVWDYGSYEAQSRAPLKELKGGKLHFTLSGKKLHGEWYLVRLRDEKQWLLIKGGADMKPIGKRADNTSALSGKTMKQLEANEAWITQSQSKSKTPKRITQKATPRTAKPLPFIEPMKARLVEQAPEDEGWIYEVKFDGYRALAVMQSGKARLISRTENEMTDKFPEVIEALERMKLPDCILDGEIVALDEDGRSSFQALQAYDLGQEQPPLRYYVFDLLKQGRRSCLKETLDKRKDQLQALLGKSDIVRFSASLQGDVKTLLKEAAKLKLEGLIGKKMGSSYEAGRRSGQWIKLKLLAEQEVVIGGYTPPSGSRRHLGALIVGVYEKGKLVSTGKVGTGFSGKLLRELHEQFQPLVREKCPFSNLPVESGGRWGQGITRAEMKRCTWLKPALVCQVKFAEWTRDGRMRQPVFLGLRDDKRAREVVREQPA